CAAAACAAATCTGTAATTCTTATAGACGATGTTCTCAATTCTGGAACTACACTCGTATATGGCGTAAAACATTTTCTAGATGTGCCTTTAAAGAGATTTAAGACAGCTGTACTAGTAAATAGAAATCACAAAAAGTACCCAGTAAAGGCAGACTTTAAAGGAATCTCTTTAAGTACATCACTTAATGAATCTGTAAAAGTTACCTTTAGAAAAGGCAACGACACTGCTGTATTAGAGTAGTTTCTTTAAAATTTCGGCAGTTAATGTTTCTGGTGATTGGGTTTCTACTTTAATCACAACATCCGCTTGGTTGTAATAAAACCCTCTCTCAAATAAATGCTTTCTTATATAGTCTTCTAGATCTTCTAGTGATTGCATGCTAGCAATCAATGGTCGCTTCTCTTTTGCCTCCCATAATCTATTTGCAAGTACTTTAAAGTTCCAATTAAGGTACATTGTCTTTGTATTTGCTTCTTTAATGAGCTGCAAATTGTTTCCATAACAAGGTGTTCCACCTCCTAAAGCGACTACTATATCGTCATCATTCTCGTCAATTAACGCTTTTAGATGTCTTGTTTCGGCTTTTCTAAAATAAATTTCACCTTTATTTTTAAATATTTCTGAGATACTATTGCCCTCTGCCTCTTCTACATAGGTGTCAAAATCTAAAAATTTGTAAGAAAGTGCTTCAGCGAGTAGTGGTCCAATGGTTGATTTTCCTGACCCCATGTACCCCATTAAAAAATATTTCATATGCGAACTTATTGAAAAACAAAGGTATATATTAAACTAAAAAAAAGAATGAAAATTTTATTTAAAAGGTTTGGAAATAAGAATTAATTAGATGTATATTTGCACCCGCAATGAGGCAATGACCTGGTAGCTCAGTTGGTAGAGCATCTCCCTTTTAAGGAGAGGGTCCCGGGTTCGAGCCCCGGCCAGGTCACTTGATAAGTGCAAACCTCCATCAAAAGATGGAGGTTTTTTTATGCAAAAAAATTCAAAAAATAATTTGAGATTATGCTTTGAGTTTCGAAAGAAGACTTTATATTTGCACCCTCGTTAAAATGACGACCTGGTAGCTCAGTTGGTAGAGCATCTCCCTTTTAAGGAGAGGGTCCCGGGTTCGAGCCCCGGCCAGGTCACTTTATGAATATAAACCTTCATCACTAGATGAAGGTTTTTTTATGCTTTAAATTCAACAACCCTTAAAAATAGTTTTAGATTCACTCTAGAGTCTCACAAGAACATTTTATATTTGCACCCGCATTGATAAAATGCCGCTTATCTACCCGGGTGCTGAAATTGGTAGACAGGCACGGTTGAGGGCCGTGTGCACTAGTTGCGTGTGGGTTCAAGTCCCATTCCGGGTACAAAGAGAGTTGATCATATGATTAACTCTCTTTTTTATTACATTTCTTCCATAGATACCATACAATCCATTAAGCTCTAAGGCTTCAGTAGGTTCATCAAACTAATTCCTTCCTTAAATTATCACGCTTTCGCGAAAGCGTAACTACATTTTCATAAACTTTGTTTAAATTTTAATACTCATAGGTTAAACAAAATAATTTAATTCCATACTTTTACATATAAATAAGGAGTTTTATGAAAAATGCTGTAAAGACAAAATTTAGTATAAAGGACCTTGAAGGCCTAAGTGGCATTAAGGCGCATACTATACGTATATGGGAAAAAAGATATGGACTCCTTGAACCACAACGTACGGACACCAATATTAGAACATATGCACTAAGCGATTTACAAAAATTACTTAATGTAGTTTTTCTTACGGAGCATAAATACAAAATCTCAAAAATTGCCCGTCACTCTACGAAAGAAATAGCAGTACTTGTTGCAAGCTTAATTTCTGAATCTAATGAGTCTAGTGAGAATCATGCTATTAATTCTTTTAAAATAGCAATGATGAATTTTGATCAAAACTTATTTCATAAAACCTACAATGCGCTCAATGAGACAAAACCCTTTGTAGATATATTTTACGAGGTTTTTATACCACTACTTCATGAGATTGGACTATTATGGCAAACAGATACGATCAACCCATCGCATGAGCATTTTATATTCAATCTCATTAAGCATAAAATTCTTATTAATATTGAAAAAACACAAATCAGTGTCCCACCGTTAAAAGAGAAGACATTTGCGCTTTTTCTGCCTGAGAACGAAATACACGAATTAGGACTGTTATTTCTTAATTACGAATTAGTTTCTCATGGATATAAAGTTATTTACTTAGGGCAAAGTATCATGCTTTCAAATTTGAAGTATCTTTCAGTTAACCATCCTAATCTATCTTTTGCATCTTATTTCACTGTTAATCCTTTAGAAAGTGAGATTCCTCAATATTTTGAAGATTTTAATGCTGTTTTTGAAAATCAGAAATTAGATTTATACGTATTAGGCGCAATGACAAGTAAAATAGATGAAAGTAAAATACCTTCAAACATTCATATTATGCTTAGCATAAGAGAGTTTGTAAATGTTATAAAACAGTCTACCCCATCATATGCATAAAAAAATTATAATCATAGGTTCTGGATTTTCCTCTCTATCTGCAGCAAGTTATCTTGCCAAATCGGGAAATGAGGTTCACCTTTATGAAAAAAACAGTACGCTAGGAGGACGAGCAAGACAGCTCAAACGTGATGGATTTACCTTTGACATGGGCCCTAGCTGGTACTGGATGCCTGATATTTTTGAAAAATTCTTCGGAGATTTTGGAAAGAAGGTATCAGACTATTACAGCTTAGAAAAACTGGACCCTGCATATCATGTTTGGTTTGCAGATGAGATTGTGACCATAGGTGACACCCTTGATAAAATTGCTATAGAATTTGAACGTATAGAACCGGGCAGCTCACCAGCATTAAAGAAATTTATCAAAGAAGCAGGGGTTAATTATGACATTGCTATTAATGATGTAGTAAATAAACCTGGCCTTTCTCCATTTGAACTAGTAACACCGGAAACTGCCGTACGAGTTGCACAATTTTTCAAAACGATAAGTGACGATGTGCGCAAAGCATTTAAAAATGAGAAACTTGTTTCTATTTTAGAATTTCCAGTGCTATTTCTTGGTGCAAAACCAGACAAGACGCCAGCTTTTTATCGCTTTATGAACTATGCAGATTTTGGCTTAGGAACTTGGCACCCTAAAGGTGGTATGCATTCTGTTATTCAAGGAATGATATCACTAGCCGAAAGTCTAGGTGTAACTATGCATACTAATGCTGGAGTGTCAAAGATTATTGTAGAAAACGGAGTAACTAAAGGGATTGTTGTCAATGGAGAAACGGTTAATGCAGACATCGTAGTAAGTGGCGCAGACTATCACCATACAGAGACTCTACTAGAACCTTCGGATCGTCAGTATTCAGAAAAATACTGGGATAGCCGAGTTTTTGCACCATCCTCCCTCCTATTTTATGTAGGATTTGACAAGAAATTTGAAAAAGTGGCTCATCATAATTTATTTTTTGATACGGATTTTAATGAACACGCAAGAACGATTTATGACGATCTTGCCTGGCCTAAGGAACCATTATTCTACGCAAATTTTCCATCCATAAGTGATGAGACTATGGCTCCAGCTGGTAAAGAAAATGGATTTTTCTTGATACCAATAGCACCAGGAGTAGAAGATACACAGTCACTTAGAGATAAATATTTTGACATTATAATG
The genomic region above belongs to Dokdonia sp. Dokd-P16 and contains:
- a CDS encoding shikimate kinase, whose product is MKYFLMGYMGSGKSTIGPLLAEALSYKFLDFDTYVEEAEGNSISEIFKNKGEIYFRKAETRHLKALIDENDDDIVVALGGGTPCYGNNLQLIKEANTKTMYLNWNFKVLANRLWEAKEKRPLIASMQSLEDLEDYIRKHLFERGFYYNQADVVIKVETQSPETLTAEILKKLL
- a CDS encoding MerR family transcriptional regulator, with translation MKNAVKTKFSIKDLEGLSGIKAHTIRIWEKRYGLLEPQRTDTNIRTYALSDLQKLLNVVFLTEHKYKISKIARHSTKEIAVLVASLISESNESSENHAINSFKIAMMNFDQNLFHKTYNALNETKPFVDIFYEVFIPLLHEIGLLWQTDTINPSHEHFIFNLIKHKILINIEKTQISVPPLKEKTFALFLPENEIHELGLLFLNYELVSHGYKVIYLGQSIMLSNLKYLSVNHPNLSFASYFTVNPLESEIPQYFEDFNAVFENQKLDLYVLGAMTSKIDESKIPSNIHIMLSIREFVNVIKQSTPSYA
- a CDS encoding phytoene desaturase family protein, with protein sequence MHKKIIIIGSGFSSLSAASYLAKSGNEVHLYEKNSTLGGRARQLKRDGFTFDMGPSWYWMPDIFEKFFGDFGKKVSDYYSLEKLDPAYHVWFADEIVTIGDTLDKIAIEFERIEPGSSPALKKFIKEAGVNYDIAINDVVNKPGLSPFELVTPETAVRVAQFFKTISDDVRKAFKNEKLVSILEFPVLFLGAKPDKTPAFYRFMNYADFGLGTWHPKGGMHSVIQGMISLAESLGVTMHTNAGVSKIIVENGVTKGIVVNGETVNADIVVSGADYHHTETLLEPSDRQYSEKYWDSRVFAPSSLLFYVGFDKKFEKVAHHNLFFDTDFNEHARTIYDDLAWPKEPLFYANFPSISDETMAPAGKENGFFLIPIAPGVEDTQSLRDKYFDIIMERLERLSGQDFRSHILFNESFCVKDFISEYNSFKGNAYGMANTLKQTAFLRPNLRSKKVKNLYFTGQLTVPGPGVPPALISGKLTSQLIAKIKS